The region GCTCGGACGGAGTGGGGGCGGCTGCTGGGGGGTGTTCAGAATGTTTCCTACGAGGCGGATGCCAAGGAACGGCGGCTGGAGGGGATACTGCTGGGGTTTGCGGTAAGTGAGAAGACTCGGGCGGCGGTGCTGAGTCAATCCAAGGATGGGGGGATTGCGGATCAGGCTGCGGCTCAGTTTGATTTGAGTGGCGGGGGGAAGAAAGGTGCGGGGAAGGGCTTGAGGGTGATGGCTGGGGGTGGATCTCCGGATGATGCTCAGGCTGCGGTGATGGCTGGGCTTTTGTTGGGGTCTCCGGAGTTTCAGCGGCGGTAGGAGGGAAGGTGCCGCTTCATGGCGAACAGACTGAGTTGATCAAGATTGATAAGAGCGATCGAGACTGATAGGACAGACAAAGACAAGAGCAAGAGCAACGGCAACGACCAATACGGAGGTTCTGAGCTTCGCTCAGAATGACGACGTAAGATGAGCAACTTTGTTGTAGGCGTAGAGTTTTACTGAGTAGGGGTTATCTGACATGGCGAACATTCGGCAGACACTGATGGACCGGAGCGACTGGGGTTGCGATATGCAGGGGCGGGATGTCGCGCGGCGCGGGTTGGCGGGTGGGGCTACTCGGCGAGGGTTTATGAAAGGTGGGGCGCTGGCGCTGATTGGGACCTCTGTGATTCCGGGGTTTCTGCTGCGGAGCGTGATGGCGGAGGCTACTACGGCGGCGGCCTCGAACAAGAGGCTGGTGGTTCTGTTTCAGCGTGGGGCTGCGGATGGACTGAACATTGTCGTGCCTTATCAAGAGAAGAACTACTATGCGATGCGGCCTACGATCGCGATTCAGCAGAAGGATGTGCTGGACCTGAATGGGTTCTTTGGGTTGCATCCGGCGATGGCGGCCTTCAAACCGCTGTATGACCAGGGACATCTGGCGGTGATTCATGCGGCGGGGTCGACGGATACGACGCGGTCGCACTTTGATGCGCAGGATTTTATGGAGTCGGGGACTCCTGGGGTGAAGTCGACCCAGGATGGCTGGTTGAATCGGGCGCTGCTGGCTGGGCCGGTGCCGGCGGGTGCGCCTTCGGCGTTTCGGGCGGTGGCGCTGGGGACACAGGTGCCGCGGACGCTGCAGGGGAAGATGCCGGCGATTGCGGTGAGTAATCTGGCGGATTTTTCTGTGGGCGGGAAAGGTCCGACCACTTCGGCGATTTCGAATGCGTTTCAGGCGATGTATGACGAGAGCTCCGACGCGGTGCTGCATGGGACGGGGCAGGAGACGTTTGAGGCGGTGAAGATGCTGAAGGCTGCCGATCCGGCGCACTATCAGCCGGCGGCGGGGGTGACGTATCCGAATACTCCGTTTGGGAACTCGCTGAAGCAGATTGCGCAGTTGATGAAGGCGAACCTTGGGGTAGAGGCTGCGTTTTCAGATATCGGGGGATGGGATACGCACCAGAACCAGGGGGCGGCTACGGGGCAGTTGGCGAATCGGCTGACCGAGTTTGCGAATGGGATTGCGGCGTTCTGGAAGGATATGGGCGACGGCGCGGAGAACATTACGCTGGTGACGATGAGCGAGTTCGGCCGGACGGCGAAGCAGAATGGGACGGGCGGGACCGACCACGGACATGCGAATGCGATGTTCGTGCTGGGCGGTACGGTGAAGGGTGGGAAGGTGTATGGAAAGTGGCCGGGGCTGGATAACGCTCAGTTGAATGAGGGCAGGGACCTGGCGGTGACGACGGATTTCCGCCGGGTGCTGGGCGAGGCTGCTTATAAGACTTTGGGTGCGCGGAAGCTGGAGACGGTGTTTCCGGGTGCACAGCTTGATCCTTCAGGGTTCCTGAATTTTGTGTAACCCGCTTGGTTTCAGTACTGGTGCGTTGGTTGTAGAGACGACTTTGGGATAGTACCCTTATTCTTCATTTACGGAACAACTTTTTCGCGGGTTCCGCGTCTTAATGAATGTAGCAAGCGCCGAACTTTCAGTTCCCTCGGTTCGGTTTCCCCTATCTGCAACACCACTCCCTACCTATATGTAAGGCGCCCTGAATATCGGGCGCCTTCACTTCTTTAAGACAGTGAAATGCAGTGTGGCGTTAGTGGTGAGGTAGTGGTGGGGCAGTGAGAAACCAGTTAGGAGAGGCCTAAGCGGCGATCGAGGGCGAGGGTGCCGGAGCCGGTGAGGACGAGGAGGAGGGCCATGGCGATGAGGGCGAGGGTGTACTCGGAGCCGGCGTAGCCGTGGTGGAGGTTGACCTTGATGAGGGCTACGAGCATGTTGCCGGCGACCATGAAGGCGGCGGATCGGGTAAGGAAGCCGAGGACGAGGCAGAGGCCGCCGAGGAACTCTGTGCAGACGGAGACGTAGCCGAGCCAGTAGGGGAGGCCGAGGGAGACGACGAAGTGGTTGAAGTAGTCGAATCCGCCGAGGGGGTTGGAGCGGTGGAGGCCGCCGGGTGGGATGAGGTGCTGGTAGCCGTGGTAGGTCATGGCGACGCCGAGGACGATGCGGAGGAGGCAGATGCCCCAGGGTTGGAGTCGGTTGAGCTGGCGGGTCATTTGGGTTGATTCTAAGCGATTTCCTGCGCGAATTTAGTGGAGGTATTCGTCAAGGAAACGTTGGATGACGGTGGGGAACTGAGGGTCCTGGGGGGAGATGAGGTGGGTGGTGCGGCTGGGGGCGTGGGCATTGCGGTAGAGGGTTTCCGGGGTTGCGTGGGGGGTGATGGGGCTGGGGCCGGTGGTGAGGAGGAGCTTGGGGGTGGTGAGGGTGGAGAGGGTGGGGGCGATGAGGAATTGCTCGTGGAAGAGAAGGGAGAGGGGGACGAGGCCGGCGCGGGAGTCGGCGCGGGCCTGGGTTAGGACGTCGGGGACGGCGGATTCGAGGATAACGGCGGGGAGCTCGGGGTGGCGGGCGGCAAGGGTGGCGGCGAGGGATGCGCCGAGGCCGACGCCGTAGGGGACGATGGTCTGGGGGCGGATGTGGCGGGTGTTGATGAGGTAGTCGAGTGCGGACTCGGCATCTTCGGTCATGCGCAGCTCGGTGGGGTGCTGGGTGCGGGCGCTGGCGCCGAAGCCGCGGTAGTCGAAGGCGAAGAGATTGAGGGGGAGGGTGTGGAGCTGGGTGAGGGTGGCGGCGTTGGCGGCGAGGCTGCCGGTGGCGTCGGGGAGGTAGAGGATGGTGCGGTCTGAGGGGGTTGAGGCGGGAAGGTAGAGGCCGGAGAGGGCTGGCTGGCCGGTTTCGGCTGCGCCGAAGCGGATGGTGGTGGCGTCGGGGAGGGTAAGGGCCTCGGTGGAGACGGTAGGGTGGAGGACGAGCTGCCATTGGCCCTGATAGACGAGGAGGCAGAGGGTGAGATAGGCGCAGATGAGTGCGGCGGCGATGGTGATGCCGACGGCTTTGAGGAGCCAGATAGGATTGACGACTTCTGGTGGGCCTGCGGGGGGTCGCGGAGGGTATTGACGAGGGGTGGGGACGTGCTTCTTCTGCTTAGGGTTTGCCATCTGGTTCCTCTGCGAGGGTAGCAGAGTGAGGTCGTTTAAGATGGAGGTGAGGTGCTTATGGCGCAGTGGGTTCGATTGTTTGGGGTGGGTGAGGGGCCGGAAGAAGGCAAGGTGATGGAGGCGGAGGTCGAGGGGGTTTCGATCTGCGTGGCGAAGACGGGTGGGGAGCTTTGTGCGGTGGATAACTGGTGTCCGCATCGGCGGGGGCCGCTGGGGCAGGGGTGGATGGAGGGAAACGCGGTGGTGTGTCCGTGGCACTCGTGGGCGTTCGATGTGAGGACAGGGATTGCGGACTATCCGGAGAAGGAACGGGTGGATGTGTTTCCGCTGAAGGTTGAAGGGGACGATGTGCTGGTGGACATTTCCTGAAGCCGGATTGCGATTTGAATGATTTCCACATGAGAATGGTTGGGGAAAGAAACTCTTTGCACTGATTGTGTGTCACACCCTATATGCTGCGAATGGCCCAACCGTGCGGACGGCTGCACGGTGGATCGTTGGAGGAGAAAGATATGAAGCTACGCAATCTTTTGCTCGCTGTATTTGGTCTGGTTGTGCTTGCCGGTTCCGTTATCCCGGCCAGCGCTGAGTACCACCACCACCGCCGTCATCATCACTATCACCATCGCTAGACTGCGGTCTGCAAGCGAGAGCGAAACCCGGCCAAGTGCCGGGTTTTTCTTTGCGTGGTTGTAATGAGAATGAGAGGTTTCAGCCTGATAGAATTGATTGAATCTACGCCAAAAAGCAGGAGATGCAATGCAGGCTGTGCTGGCGCTCGAAGACGGGCGCATCTTTCGCGGTAAAGGATACGGGGCCGCGACCGAATGCTCCGGTGAGGTGGTGTTCAATACCTCGTTGACCGGCTACCAGGAGATCTTTACCGATCCTTCTTATGCGGGTCAGATTGTCGTTCTGACGAATCCTCACATTGGGAACTATGGGACTACTCCGCATGATGCGGAGAGTGCGAAGCCGATGATCGAAGGGCTGATTGTGCGGGAGTTTTCGCCGATGAGCTCGAACTGGCGGTCGACCGAAGTTGCCGATGAGTATCTGGAGCGGAATGGGATTCCGGTGATCGGCGAGGTGGATACGCGGGCCGTGGTGCGACATCTGCGGGCCAACGGTGTGATGCGCGGCGTGATTGCCAGCGGCGAGAGCCTGGATGAGGCGGCGCTGGTGGCGAAGGCCAAGGCGATCCGCAAGATGGATGGGAACGATCTGGCTTCGGTTGTGACGACGAAGGTTATCTATGAGTGGTCTTCGACGGAGCCTAAGAATCAGACTGGCGACAAGTGGCTGCCGGCTGAGGACTCCGCCAAGGATAGCGACGAGATGCATGTGGTCGCGTATGACTTTGGGATCAAGGACAACATTCTGCGGATGCTGACGCGTGAGGGTTGCCGCGTGACTGTGGTGCCTGCTCGGACGTCTGCTGAGGATGTCATGGCGTTGAAGCCGGATGGGATTTTCTTCTCGAACGGGCCGGGCGATCCGGAGCCTCTGGACTATGCGATTGAGAATGTGCAGAAGCTGAAAGGACAGGCTCCGCTGTTTGGGATCTGTCTTGGGCACCAGATCTTTGGGCTGGCGCTTGGGGGCAAGACCTACAAGCTGAAGTTTGGGCATCACGGCGGGAACCATCCGATTCTGAATCACCGGACGGGGAAGGTGGAGATCACGGCGCAGAACCATAACTACAACGTCGATCCTGAGAGTCTGCCGAGCGATGTGGAGAAGACGCATACGAACCTGAACGATCAGACGCTGGCTGGACTGCGGCATAAGACCGATCCGATGTTCAGCGTGCAGTATCACCCGGAGGCTAGCCCGGGGCCGCATGACTCGCATTATCTTTTCAGGGATTTTCGGAAGATGATGGAAGAGTGGAAGAAGTAAGGCTTTGAAAGGGCGCGGCTTCAGCCGCGCCAATTTGTATGAAGAGAATGGGGCTTCAGCCCCCGAGGGAGCCGATGAGACCGACGCGCGAGGTAGCCACGAATAACGGGCAAACCTACTTCGTGACTTCGAATTCGGCTGGACGACAATGCTTTTTTCGGAATGAGCGGTGGGCTGATTTGTTTACCGCTAGCTTGCTTTCTTATAGGCCTGATCGGTTTGCGCTTCATGCGTTTACCGTGATGCCTGATCATTTCCATGCTTTGCTTACACCCAGAGATAGCCTTGAACGAGCGGTTCAGTTCATCAAGGGCGGGTTTTCGTTTCGGGCTAAGAAAGAGCTGGGATGGAATGGCGATGTGTGGGTTGCGGGTTTTTCCGATCATCGGATTCGAGATGTGGCGGATTGTGACGTGCATATTCAGTACATCGAGCGGAATGCGGTGAAGGCCGGAATTGTGAGTAGGGCAGAGGAGTATTTATATTGCTCGGCTTCGGGGAGATTTGAGTTGGATGAACTCCCTCGGGGGCTAAAGCCCGGTTTTGTGGTGGGCCTTGACGGCGGGGCTAAAGCCCTGCCCTTTCAAAGCAACGGACAAAGCAACAGCAGCAGCCAAAGCAAAAGCAACGGACGAAGCAACAGCAGCAGCCAAAGCAACGGCAACAACATGGATGGCGGGATGGATGTCGCGCCGCTAGAACGTAAGGAAAGCTAAGAAGATGCCGCGTAGGAATGATATTGCGAAGATTTTGGTGATCGGCTCTGGGCCGATTGTGATTGGGCAGTCGGCTGAGTTCGATTACTCGGGGACACAGGCTTGTAAGGCTCTGAAGGCTGAGGGCTATGAGGTCGTGCTGGTGAACTCTAACCCGGCTTCGATCATGACTGATCCTGAGGTGGCGGATCGGACTTATATTGAGCCTCTGACGACGACTTATGTTGAGGAGATTCTGCGGGTTGAAGTGGAGATGCTCGCGGCGTCCGGGAAGAAGGGGGTGTTTGCGGTGCTGCCTACGGTGGGTGGGCAGACGGCGCTGAATCTGGCGGTGGATCTGGCGGATTCCGGCGTGCTCGAGAAGTACGGCGTGGAGCTGATTGGGGCGAAGCTGGAGGCAATCAAGAAGGCTGAGGACCGGCTTCTGTTCAAGGATGCGATGAACAAGATCGGGCTGGATATGCCGAAGTCGCAGCTTGTGAACAATGTCAGCGATGGTCTGGCGTTTGCGGGGAAGATCGGGTTTCCGGCGGTGATTCGGCCGAGCTTTACGCTGGGCGGAAGTGGCGGCGGCATCGCCTATAACCGCCAGGAGATGACTGAGATTCTCTCCCGCGGCATCGATCTCTCGCCGGTCTCCGAGTGCTTGATCGAAGAGAGCGTTCTGGGCTGGAAGGAGTACGAGCTCGAGGTCGTACGCGACCTCAAAGATAACGTCATCATCATCTGCTCGATTGAAAACTTTGACCCCATGGGCGTGCATACGGGCGACTCGATTACCGTGGCTCCGGCGCAGACGCTGACCGACCGCGAGTATCAGGCGATGCGCGATGCGGCGATTGCGGTGATCCGTGAGATCGGCGTCGAGACCGGCGGCAGCAACGTGCAGTTCGCGGTCAATCCGCAGAACGGCCGCATGACCGTGATCGAGATGAATCCGCGTGTGTCGCGGTCTTCTGCTCTAGCTTCAAAGGCTACTGGATTTCCGATTGCGAAGATCGCTGCCCGCCTTGCGGTTGGCTACACGCTGGATGAGTTGCAGAACGACATTACCAAGGCCACGCCCGCTTGTTTCGAACCCACCATCGACTATGTCGTCGTCAAGATTCCCAAGTGGCAGTTCGAGAAGTTTCCCGGTGCGGACGAGAACCTGTCCGTTCAGATGAAGTCTGTCGGCGAGGTCATGGCGATTGGGCGGACCTTCAAGGAAGCGATGATGAAGGCGGTTCGGTCGCTGGAGACGGGCAAGAAGGCTACGGCGGATGACATTGAGCCGAGGCGTTTGACGCAGAGGCTGGTTACGCCGCATCCGGAGCGTTTGAGCTACGTGCGGTATGCGTTTGAGCGTGGGATGACGGTGCGTGAGGTCTCACGCATGACGGGGATGGACCCGTGGTTCCTGCACCAGATGAAGCAGATCACGGATGAGATCAAGGCTATCGGGTCTGCGACGATGGAGACTGTGACGGCTGAGGAGCTGCGTGCGGCGAAGCGGATGGGGATCTCCGATGAGCGGCTGGCTGCGGGTTGGGGGCTGACGGGCGCGGAGGGTACGGCGGCTGTTCGGGCGCTGCGCAAGAAGCTGAACGTGATGCCGGTGTACAAGATGGTGGATACGTGTGCGGGCGAGTTCGAGAGCTTCACGCCGTACCTGTATAGCTGCTACGACGAAGAGGACGAGGCGGCGCCGACGGGGAAGAAGAAGATTCTGATTCTGGGCAGTGGGCCGAACCGGATCGGGCAGGGGATCGAGTTCGACTACTGCTGCTGCCATGCGGCGTTTGCGCTGCGTGAGGATGGCTACGAGACCATCATGGTCAACTGCAATCCGGAGACGGTTTCGACGGACTACGACACCTCCGATCGGCTTTACTTTGAGCCGCTGACGCTGGAGGACGTGCTTGGGGTTTATGAGCATGAGGCGCAGAGCGGTGCGGAGATCGGGATGATCGTGCAGTTTGGCGGGCAGACTCCGCTGAACCTTTCGCTGCCGCTGAAGAAGGCCGGCGTGCCGATCATTGGGACTTCGCCGGAGTCGATCGACCTGGCTGAGGACCGGAAACGGTTCGGCAAGCTGATTGAAGAGTTGGAGATCCCTCAGCCTGAGGGTGCGCTGGCTACCAGTGTTGCCGAGGCTGTGGCGGGCGCGAATCGCGTGGGGTACCCGGTGCTGGTCAGGCCCAGCTATGTGCTGGGCGGACGGGCGATGGTGATCGCATATGACGATGAGGCGGTGATCAAGTACATGAGCACGGCGATCGAATACTCGCAGGAGCGGCCGGTGCTGATCGACCACTTCCTGGAGGATGCGACGGAGTGTGATGTGGACGCGCTTTGCGATGGCGACGATGTGGTCATTGCGGGGATCATGCAGCATATCGAAGAGGCTGGGATTCACTCGGGCGACTCTTCTTGTGTGCTGCCTTCGGTCGATTTGACGGATGAGGTCAAGGAGACGATTCGGACGTACACGCGGGCGCTGGCGAAGGCGCTGGATGTGATCGGGCTGGTGAATATCCAGTTTGCGATTCAGCGTGGCAAGGTGTTTGTGATCGAGGTGAATCCTCGTGCGTCGCGCACGGTGCCTTATGTTTCGAAGGCTACAGGCGTGCCGCTGGCTAAGATTGCAAGCCGTATCATGGTGGGGCGGAAGCTGAAGGAGTTGCTGCCGGAGTATGTGGCGAGCGGTCAGGATCTGGGGACGGGGTCGCACTACTTTGTGAAGTCGCCTGTGTTCCCTTGGGGCAAGTTCCCGGGCGTGGATACGGTGCTTGGGCCGGAGATGAAGTCGACCGGTGAGGTGATGGGCGTGGCGGATAACTTTGGCGAGGCGTTTGCGAAGGCGCAGATTGCCGCGGGCCAGGTGCTGCCGATGCAGGGGACGGTGTTCCTGAGCGTCAACGACCATGACAAGGATGGCGCGGTGAAGCTGGCACGACAGTTTGTGGAGATGGGGTTCCACCTGGTGGCGACGCATGGGACTGCGGCGGTGCTCGAAGAGGCTGGGCTGCAGCCGGAGCGGGTGTTCAAGGTGAAGGAAGGGCGGCCGAATGTCGTCGACTTGATCAAGGGCGACCGGATTCAGATGATCATCAACACGCCGCGCGGGCAGGATACGTTCTTCGACGAGAAGGCGATTCGGCGGGCTGCGGTGCTGGCGAGGATTCCTACGATCACGACGCTGGCTGCGGCCAGGGCTGCGGCTGAAGGGATTCAGTCGTTGCAGTCCGGGGAGTTGAGTGTGGTGGCCTTGCAGGAGTTGCATGCGTGTCGGGTGATGGAGACGGCTCAGGCTTTGAAGTAGGCTGAGTCGTCTTTGTGGGGCTTCAGGTCTGGCCAGTTTTGATCAGAGCGTTCATGCTGGCCGGACCAATCGACCATTTTTTGGGTGTTTGTGGGGATTTGTGGTGAGTTTTAGGCTTTGCTTCGGTTTTTCTACCTTTTTCTTTGGGTTTTCCGGGCAAAGGAGTGCGGCTTTGTGGTGAGAACTGCACCGCAAATGACCACAAGAACACCATACAGGCACCACAAAGTCACCACGAACCTGGAGGCCGTGATTACCGAAAACAACGACTTTCAGGGTGACTCGAACGTTTGCACACTTTATCAATCCGAGCAGTTCCGAGTCGTTATGATCGTGGGGTGCCTAAAAGCTCCGCAAGAGTTCTCGTCGCAGGGTTGATCCTTGGAAGCGTTCCCGGCTTGTATCCATCACGATTGCATCTTCTCGCCGATACTTCTCTCCTCGTTGGGGTGCTACTCATCGTCTTCGCCTCGTTGCGAGGTGGGTTGAATCAACCAAAAAGAGCATTGATTCTTATCGGCTATTGCAATCTAGCTTTCTGGCTCTCCTACGTCGTGTGGATGCTTCGACTAAAGATGGTGGGGCCTTCACCTGACATTGGGATCGACCCTTTCGCCGGAGTGCTTGCAGAGTGGTTTGTGCTGTTAGTCCTCGGCTCAGCCTATGAAGTGATTGTCTTTACACGGGGGATCTTCTCTCAACAGCAACGACGCATCGCACTGGTGGGAATGGGAGTCTTGCTTATCCAGATCCTCACATCCATTCAGGTCTCTTATCGCCTTTTGCAGGGGATCTAGACCGGACCTGCCGCAAAACGGGGTTGTCGGCAACTTCGAGCGCCTCAGACGGCCCAAAAAGTCGTCATTGCCGAAAACGACGACTTTGCGGGAACCTCGACGATTGCTCCGTCATCTGAACTTTTCGCTGGGGGGCCACACGGCGAAGGTGAACGAGTGGCGTAGGTGTATTCTCACAATGTGGCTTTCGACCCTCAATTAATCGAAGCACAAATGAAGCTCGGTACGATCCACCCAGAGGAGATGCCCGCTCTGGCTTGGGACGCGCTGGAGGCAGGTTTTGATGGTCCTTGCATCCGGAGGGTCGCAGCGATGATCAGACCTTCGGGGTGGGAAGTAGATCAGCAGATGCCTGGCTTTATGGGAGAAGCTGGCCTCAAGAACATTCCGCTTGAAGAAGCGTCGATCCGAGTAGCACGGCAACTTGCGAGCAGGATCCTGTCAGAGCGGCGGGACCCACTTGAATATTCTAAAGACTTTGAGCTGATCTGGATCCAATCAAACTATGCCAAAGCAATTCAGGATGTCGGGTCACTCGATGATCAGAAAGCTGTTGGTCTACAAACAGAGGCCAAACTTCGCGAGTACGCTCGCAGCCTGCTTCTAGAGTTGCTAGACAACCCTCTTCCTTAGCCAAGCCGACCTTGTCGTCACTGAACCCCGCATCGACTAAGTACAGCGTTGCGCCTTGGAACGGCGTTTTGAGCAACTTCGACCCGGTCGGACTGCCAAGCCGGGCGTGATTGCCGAAGACGAGACTTTGAGGGAGTTGACGGCTCCTATCTTCGTTCAAGAAGAACCGATTGTTTTGGCGCTGTAGAATCCCCGGTATGCTTCTGAAAAGTTTCCTCTTCTGCGCCTTCGCAATGATGGGTGCTGGCTCAGGTTTGGCACAGCAAGATATGGAACACATGGTGTTGAAAGTGGGCGGGGTTTACTACTTCGGCTACGGCGGTGTGGACCTGTCCAAGTTACGTGCGCTCTTGCCGTTACACGCGGGAGACAACTTCAGCTATGCAACGTTCGATGAAGATGAAGCAGCGGCTGCTGTGACCCACGTGACAGGCAAGCCGCCAACCGATATCAGCGAAGTCTGCTGCGATGAAGCCAAGAAGGTGACTTTCTATGTCGGCCTTGCGGGAACAACGTCTCGAACGCTGCCGTCAAATGTTCCTCCCACAGGTGCCGACCACGTAGCACCTGAGGCGCTTGCGCTCTACGATGCGGAGATGACAGCCCTCGGGCTAGCGATGGCTGCGGGGCGAAACGGCGAAGATGATTCGCAGGGTTACACGCTTTTGAATGATCCTGCATCCCATGCGATCAACCTGAAGATGCGTGCCTATGCCGTCGGCCGAGAGGCAGAGATCACGAGGGTGCTCGAACACGCCTCAAATGTCAAACAGCGGCAGGTGGCGGCGGCCTTGCTGGGGTATGTCCAGCGATCGTCAACGCAGGTGAGCGCTTTGGAACGGGCGATTCTGGATGCAGATGGCGGCACACGGAACAACGCCGTGCGGGCGCTGGCGGTTCTAGCTGCTGCCCAGGACGCCACACCGTTCGAGATTGATCCAAATCCTTTGATAGCGTTGTTGTACTCGGGGAAGTGGACAGATCGCAATAAAGCGAGCGCTTTGCTGAGTCGGATCACGGAAAAGGAAAATCCTGCGCTTTTAAGGGCGCTGCGGCAGCAAGCTCTTCCCGTTCTAATCGAAGGAGCCTCCTGGGACGAAGGGCATGGGATCGCGTTTGTCCTAATCCTTGGACGTGTTCTTGGTGTCACGCCGGGGAGTGTGAAAGAGATGATTGCGGCTGGGACATGCTGCGGCGAACGCAGATAGCGCTATAGGCTTCGTTCAAGAAAACGGGGTTTTGGGAAGTGTGGAGGAGAACGGTCGTTTGCTTCCGCAAACGATGCCCACCCTCACCGACGATAGGACCGTCGGTGAGGATGGGGCACACGGAGGTTGTGGTTTGTTGGTATAAACGGGGTTTTGGGAAACATGGTGAGACGGTCGTTTGCTAGCGCAAACGATACCCCACCCTATCCAACGATGAAACCGTTGTCTGAGGATGGGGCACCCGATTGTTGCGGGTTATTCGTCGAGGGCTAGTTTGGCGCCGATGGCGTAGCCGATCATGGAGAGGGGAATCCAGGTGCCGACGAGGAGTCCGTCGCCGCCCATGAGGCCGGAGCCGTTGCTGATGTCGAAGAAGGTGCGGTAGAGCTTCTCGGCGGCGCCGCATTTTTCGCAGAGACCGTTGCCGGTGGGGAGGTCGAGGACCCAGACGCAGATGATGGAGAAGAAGACCAGGCCGGCGATCCAGACGTACTTGGCGATGGGGTTGGGTTCGACCTTCATCATGATGAAGCCGACGACCATGGGCATCAGGAGCGCGAGGGCGGTGCCGAGGATCTTGGGGCCGCTGGCCTCGATGCTGGGGCCGGTGAGGGAGATGATGAAGACGACGGTGGCGAGGACGAGGACGGCGACCAGGGCGTGTGCGGCAAACCACATGGACTCGCGTCCGAGGTCTCCTGCGGACTTGCCGTGCGAGTATTCAAATTCATCGATCATGGCTTTGTTTATACGGTATCCGGGTGGATTTTTGTATGTCTTTCTTCGGTGTGAATCTGGGTTTGGCGCGGGTGGTCCTGAGTGGTTACGGAGGGAGCCGGGGAGAATTCGTTTTGGGTTTCGTTCCGGCGTGCAGGATGAGGGTACTCGCTGGCTCTTAGAATAGGAAGATGCTGCTTGAAGGAATCTTTCTGCCGTTGACGACGCCGTTCCGTCCTGAGGGACGGTTGTACCTGCCGAAGCTGGAATATAACGTGGATCGCTATAGCCGGACGCCGGCTGCGGGGATGCATATCCTGGGGGCGAATGGGGAGGCCGATGGGCTGACCGACCATGAGGCTTGCGAGGTGCTGGGAACGGCGATTGCGGCGGCGGCGAAGGAGAAGGTGATGATCGCGGGGGTGGGGCGGGAGAGTGTATTTGCGACGCTGGCGCTGG is a window of Granulicella tundricola MP5ACTX9 DNA encoding:
- the carB gene encoding carbamoyl-phosphate synthase large subunit — its product is MPRRNDIAKILVIGSGPIVIGQSAEFDYSGTQACKALKAEGYEVVLVNSNPASIMTDPEVADRTYIEPLTTTYVEEILRVEVEMLAASGKKGVFAVLPTVGGQTALNLAVDLADSGVLEKYGVELIGAKLEAIKKAEDRLLFKDAMNKIGLDMPKSQLVNNVSDGLAFAGKIGFPAVIRPSFTLGGSGGGIAYNRQEMTEILSRGIDLSPVSECLIEESVLGWKEYELEVVRDLKDNVIIICSIENFDPMGVHTGDSITVAPAQTLTDREYQAMRDAAIAVIREIGVETGGSNVQFAVNPQNGRMTVIEMNPRVSRSSALASKATGFPIAKIAARLAVGYTLDELQNDITKATPACFEPTIDYVVVKIPKWQFEKFPGADENLSVQMKSVGEVMAIGRTFKEAMMKAVRSLETGKKATADDIEPRRLTQRLVTPHPERLSYVRYAFERGMTVREVSRMTGMDPWFLHQMKQITDEIKAIGSATMETVTAEELRAAKRMGISDERLAAGWGLTGAEGTAAVRALRKKLNVMPVYKMVDTCAGEFESFTPYLYSCYDEEDEAAPTGKKKILILGSGPNRIGQGIEFDYCCCHAAFALREDGYETIMVNCNPETVSTDYDTSDRLYFEPLTLEDVLGVYEHEAQSGAEIGMIVQFGGQTPLNLSLPLKKAGVPIIGTSPESIDLAEDRKRFGKLIEELEIPQPEGALATSVAEAVAGANRVGYPVLVRPSYVLGGRAMVIAYDDEAVIKYMSTAIEYSQERPVLIDHFLEDATECDVDALCDGDDVVIAGIMQHIEEAGIHSGDSSCVLPSVDLTDEVKETIRTYTRALAKALDVIGLVNIQFAIQRGKVFVIEVNPRASRTVPYVSKATGVPLAKIASRIMVGRKLKELLPEYVASGQDLGTGSHYFVKSPVFPWGKFPGVDTVLGPEMKSTGEVMGVADNFGEAFAKAQIAAGQVLPMQGTVFLSVNDHDKDGAVKLARQFVEMGFHLVATHGTAAVLEEAGLQPERVFKVKEGRPNVVDLIKGDRIQMIINTPRGQDTFFDEKAIRRAAVLARIPTITTLAAARAAAEGIQSLQSGELSVVALQELHACRVMETAQALK